In Chiroxiphia lanceolata isolate bChiLan1 chromosome 2, bChiLan1.pri, whole genome shotgun sequence, a single genomic region encodes these proteins:
- the LOC116782632 gene encoding exosome complex component RRP43-like produces the protein MAAAFKTVEPLEYYKRFLKENCQPDRRELGEFWATTVNIGKCLFGIIIMGEVLLISGYNSDLNDFLIGFLGPCFETRKRKDFYLLFQQA, from the exons ATGGCGGCCGCCTTCAA AACTGTGGAACCATTGGAATATTACAAAAGGTTTTTG AAAGAGAACTGTCAACCTGATAGAAGGGAGTTAGGTGAATTCTGGGCAACCACTGTCAACATAGGCAAGTGCTTATttggaataataataatgggAGAAGTATTATTAATATCAGGTTATAATAGTGACCTTAATGACTTCCTAATTGGTTTTCTTGGTCCTTGCTTtgaaacaaggaagagaaaggatttttatttactgtttcagCAAGCATGA